From one Saprospiraceae bacterium genomic stretch:
- a CDS encoding alpha-N-arabinofuranosidase produces MVLGLTTPTPLSAQKKKSTPTHPISKKISPHLFGLFFEDINYAADGGLYAEMIQNRSFEYSPTDRKDWHSLTAWEYLTPGFSYGSLSVETQQPIHPNNPHYLVLTAEHIGFEGLGIKNAGYANMVVTAGEQYNFSMFTRQLSTNPVTLKIKLQDKKGAILDWREVTVDSKDWQKQNLMLSPSKNCDSTSLVIVAVSEGKLALDVISLFPEQTFNKRPNGMRADLAQALADMKPGFMRFPGGCLVHGDGVGNMYRWKNTIGPIETRLEQKNIWGYHQTGGLGFYEYFQLCEDLGAKPVPVLPAGVSCQNSGGTWRIGGTGQMALPQEEMDDYVQEVLDLVEWANGSVETTWGTYRAAAGHPAPFNLEYVGIGNEEKITPEFEERFQKIYSALKVKHPEITVIGTAGPGEDGDDFDKGWKLASSINLPVIDEHYYKQPDWFKANLNRYDTYDRNKSIVYLGEYASWGNKLINAITEAAYMIGLERNGDIVRMASYAPMFAKKDYTQWRTDMIFFDNSRICLTPNYYVQQIFSVNRGDAYIENIISKNKSDTALSASAVQDSRSGDLILKLVNTGDIEGHFQINLAAFQYLNPTASLTVLAGGGMEENTLESPNNIVPKTTDLLIGSVIEYTTPPMSLNCIRIQSQRR; encoded by the coding sequence CTCTTTTTTGAAGATATCAATTACGCCGCTGATGGCGGACTGTATGCCGAAATGATACAAAACCGATCCTTTGAATACAGTCCTACAGATCGTAAAGACTGGCATTCCCTCACTGCCTGGGAATATCTCACCCCGGGTTTTTCTTATGGGTCCTTATCGGTGGAAACTCAGCAACCCATTCATCCAAATAATCCACACTACCTGGTATTGACCGCAGAACATATCGGGTTTGAAGGCCTTGGAATTAAAAATGCGGGATATGCCAATATGGTCGTTACGGCCGGCGAACAATATAATTTCAGCATGTTTACGCGCCAGCTTTCTACAAATCCAGTTACTTTAAAAATAAAACTTCAAGACAAAAAAGGTGCCATCCTGGACTGGCGGGAGGTGACGGTTGACTCCAAAGACTGGCAAAAGCAAAACCTTATGCTCTCTCCATCTAAAAACTGTGACAGCACCTCCCTGGTGATCGTGGCCGTATCCGAAGGTAAGCTGGCATTGGATGTAATTTCTCTTTTCCCTGAACAAACCTTTAACAAACGCCCCAATGGTATGCGGGCAGATCTGGCTCAGGCACTTGCTGACATGAAGCCCGGATTTATGCGGTTTCCCGGAGGCTGCTTAGTTCACGGAGATGGAGTGGGCAATATGTATCGATGGAAAAACACAATCGGGCCGATTGAAACGAGGCTCGAACAAAAAAATATCTGGGGATACCATCAAACCGGTGGCCTTGGATTTTATGAATATTTTCAATTATGTGAGGATCTTGGCGCCAAACCTGTCCCTGTACTTCCGGCAGGGGTGAGTTGTCAAAATTCGGGTGGCACCTGGCGCATAGGGGGCACCGGCCAAATGGCACTCCCACAGGAAGAGATGGATGACTATGTGCAAGAGGTGTTAGACCTGGTCGAATGGGCTAATGGATCCGTTGAAACGACCTGGGGTACCTATCGGGCCGCCGCCGGACATCCTGCACCATTTAATCTGGAGTATGTAGGCATTGGAAATGAAGAAAAAATTACCCCTGAATTTGAAGAGAGGTTCCAAAAGATCTATAGTGCTTTAAAAGTCAAACATCCGGAGATCACAGTCATTGGTACGGCGGGGCCCGGCGAAGATGGAGATGATTTCGATAAAGGCTGGAAGCTTGCATCCAGCATTAATCTTCCGGTAATAGACGAACATTATTACAAACAACCGGATTGGTTTAAAGCAAATCTCAACCGATATGATACTTATGACAGAAATAAATCGATAGTTTATTTAGGGGAGTATGCTTCCTGGGGTAATAAATTAATCAATGCGATCACCGAAGCTGCTTATATGATTGGGTTGGAGCGCAACGGAGATATCGTCAGGATGGCATCTTATGCTCCTATGTTTGCCAAAAAGGATTATACTCAATGGAGGACGGACATGATATTTTTTGATAATAGCCGTATCTGCCTGACTCCCAATTATTATGTACAACAAATTTTTTCTGTCAACCGGGGTGACGCTTATATAGAAAACATCATTTCAAAAAATAAATCGGATACGGCACTTTCCGCTTCTGCGGTGCAGGATTCACGAAGTGGTGATCTCATATTAAAATTGGTCAACACCGGAGATATTGAAGGACATTTCCAAATCAACCTGGCCGCTTTTCAATATCTTAATCCTACCGCTAGTCTTACTGTGCTTGCTGGAGGTGGAATGGAAGAAAATACGCTGGAAAGCCCGAATAATATAGTCCCAAAAACTACTGATCTTTTGATAGGTAGTGTTATTGAGTATACTACTCCACCCATGTCGCTTAACTGCATACGCATCCAAAGTCAGCGCAGATGA